A single genomic interval of uncultured Cohaesibacter sp. harbors:
- a CDS encoding phage virion morphogenesis protein, whose protein sequence is MSGIEFLADLDASLPMAVANRFARLQASELLDALGAIGVSQTQRRISDEQQGPNGEAWAPLNPRYASSKRGSGGLLQGEGDLVTSMDHIVGASEVSWGSPLVYAAIHHFGGTITPKNGDKLVFSIGGETIEADAVDIPARPYLGISSDNAAEIEDTALMFIGEPFQ, encoded by the coding sequence ATGAGCGGGATCGAGTTCCTCGCCGATCTTGATGCCAGCTTGCCCATGGCCGTGGCCAACCGCTTCGCCCGGTTGCAAGCGAGTGAACTGCTCGATGCCCTGGGCGCGATCGGTGTGAGCCAGACACAACGTCGCATTTCAGATGAACAGCAAGGCCCGAACGGGGAAGCATGGGCCCCGCTTAATCCTCGCTATGCCAGCAGCAAGAGGGGATCGGGCGGACTGCTTCAGGGCGAGGGCGATCTCGTCACGTCTATGGATCATATCGTTGGCGCTAGCGAGGTAAGTTGGGGCTCGCCGCTGGTCTATGCCGCCATTCATCATTTCGGCGGGACCATCACTCCCAAAAATGGCGACAAGCTGGTGTTTTCCATCGGAGGGGAAACCATCGAGGCCGATGCCGTCGACATTCCCGCCCGCCCTTATCTCGGAATCAGTTCGGACAATGCCGCTGAAATCGAGGATACCGCTTTGATGTTTATCGGGGAGCCTTTTCAATGA
- a CDS encoding DUF1320 domain-containing protein, translating into MYASADDWLSLEAAHKDLADTDYDGEPNSTDINMALSRASAEMDGWLNKRYGVPIEDEKAVDLLKHHCCAIATYHIANTANTASEGIENRYKDSIAWLKSVSKGDADVPMTSAISSGVSTGVGVTFVSPDRIFK; encoded by the coding sequence ATGTATGCAAGCGCTGACGATTGGCTTTCGCTGGAAGCCGCTCACAAGGATTTGGCTGATACGGACTATGATGGCGAGCCTAATAGCACCGATATCAATATGGCTCTTTCTCGGGCCTCCGCCGAAATGGATGGCTGGCTTAACAAACGCTATGGCGTGCCGATCGAAGACGAGAAGGCGGTCGATCTTCTCAAACATCATTGCTGCGCGATTGCCACCTACCATATTGCCAACACGGCCAACACCGCGAGTGAAGGCATCGAGAACCGCTATAAAGATTCCATCGCTTGGCTCAAATCAGTTTCCAAGGGTGATGCTGATGTACCCATGACCAGTGCAATTTCTTCCGGCGTGTCCACTGGTGTTGGTGTGACCTTTGTTTCTCCTGACAGGATTTTCAAATGA